The Synechococcus sp. RS9916 DNA segment GAGTCCACGGCGAGCGCCTTGGCCGCCGCTGGAGGCCGGTGCAGCGGGCAGGACTTTATGTGCCGGGCGGGCGCGCGGCTTATCCCAGCACGGTGCTGATGAACGCGATTCCCGCCCGAGCAGCAGGCGTCGAGCGGGTTGTGATGGTCACGCCAGCCGGACCCGACGGTCAGGTCAACCCCACCGTTCTTGCAGCCGCGCACTTGGCCGGGGTCCATGAGGTGTATCGCATCGGCGGAGCGCAGGCGATTGCCGCACTGGCTTTCGGAACCGAAACGGTGCCGAACGTGGATGTGATTTCAGGTCCCGGGAACCTTTACGTCACGTTGGCCAAGAAAGCCGTCGTGGGGCAGGTGGGCATTGATTCCCTTGCCGGACCAAGCGAAGTGCTGGTCATTGCTGACCACACCGCACCGGTGGAACAGGTCGCAGCCGATCTCTTGGCCCAGGCCGAACACGACCCCCTGGCAGCCGCCATCCTGCTAACCACCGAACAATCTCTAGCCGACGCCTTACCAGCCGAAGTCGAGCGTCAACTTCAGAACCACCCCCGCGCAAGCATCTGCCGTCAGTCCCTCGGGGACTGGGGATTGATCGTGGTGTGCGACAGCTTGGAAACCTGCGCCCAACTGAGCGACCGGTTCGCTCCAGAACACCTGGAATTGCTCGTGGAGCGGCCACAACCGCTGGCCGATCGCATCATCAACGCGGGTGCGATCTTTATTGGCCCATGGTCACCCGAAGCTGTCGGCGACTACCTGGCCGGCCCCAACCACACGCTCCCCACCTGCGGAACCGCCCGCTTCAGTGGTGCACTTTGCGTGGAGACGTTCATGCGCCACACCTCGATGATTGCCTTCAACCGAGCCGCGTTGGAAGCAACGGGAGGCGCCGTCGAGCAACTGGCTCAAAGTGAAGGCCTCCACAGCCACGCTCACTCAGTACGAGTCCGCCTGGGCTGAAAACCAGCGCACCCACATGCAGCACCGTCGCTCAGGCGCGACGCTCAAGGCTCCGCACCCCGGCGACATCACCATTGACCTCACCAACGAGCACCTCGTCGGCCAGGTTCACGAACAAACCGTTTTCCAGCACACCGGGGATGTTGTTGATGGCCAGCTCGAGAGCTGCGGGATCGGCGATGCCACCGTTCATCTTCACGTCAAGAACGAGATTTCCCTGGTCGGTGACCACGGGCCCTGCCTTGCGCTGAGCCATCCGCAGTTCGGCCGTGCCACCCATGGCTGCAAGCTGCTGCTGAACCTGACGCCAGGCACCGGGAAGCACCTCCACTGGGAGCAGGAAACCAAGGTTGAGGCGATCGACCAACTTGGTGGAATCCACGACCACCACGAAGCGTTCAGCCCGTGCCGCCACGAGCTTCTCCTGCACGTGACAGGCACCACCCCCTTTGATCAGCTGAAATCCAGGATCAACCTCATCAGCACCATCAATCGCCAGATCGATTCGATCCACCGCGTTGAGGCTGAGCAGGGGAATGTTCAGCTCGGCTGCAAGAACCTCACCTTGGAACGACGTGGTCACGCCGACGATGTCCTTGAGCTCACCGCTTGCGAGCTTGGCGCCCAGGCCCTGGATCATCAAAGCGGCCGTTGAGCCGGACCCGAGTCCAAGCACCATGCCGTCTTTGATCTGATCCACAGCGGCCGCTGCCACTGCATGCTTCATCTGGGTCTGAAGATCCACCGTCGTCGTGTGCCAAAGGCTCGCGCGACGGTAGCAAGGGTCTTCAACCCAGACCTGGAAGCGGAGCCGGTTTCACGGAAAGGTGCAAAGACTTGCCGTTGCGCAGCACCTCCAACGCCAGAGGCGCATCGATTTCGGCACGATCAACCTCCTGCAGAAGCGTTTGTGGATCGACCACGGCCGTCGCGCCTGCACCGATGACAAGATCGCCGCGGCGCAACCCCGCTTTCTGCGCAGGACTCTCGGGGAGCACCGTCTGCACCAGGGCACCCGAACGCTCAGGCAGCTGCAACAGCGCGTTGGGATCCTGATTGTGTTCTCTGGCAATCCTGGCCGTCAGCGGCACCAACTGCAGGCCCAAATAAGGGTGCACCACCTGACCATCCACCTGCAGCTGGTCAGCCACGCGTTGAGCCAGATTGATGGGGATCGCAAAGCCAAGACCCGCGCCAGGCCCGGAACGCACCAGGGTGTTGATACCAATCACCTCCCCGGAAGCGTTCACCAGCGGGCCGCCTGAATTGCCCGGATTAATCGCAGCATCGGTCTGGATCAAGTCCAGACGCTTATCAGCGAAGCCAAGACTGCTGATGTTGCGGTGCAAGCTGCTGACGATTCCGAGAGTGACGGTGCGCTCAAGGCCGTAAGGAGTGCCCAGGGCAATGGCCCAATCACCAACATCAAGTGCTTCTGAATCACCCAGTGGGGCCGCCGCCGGCGGAACACCCTTCTGCAGTCGCACCAAAGCAAGATCCGTCACCGGATCGCTACCGACCACGCGGCCGTCGCGCTGATCTCCATCGGCGAGGGTGACGATGACCTCGTCGACCCGTTCCACCACATGCGCATTGGTGAGGATGAGGCCATCACCATCGATCACCACTCCCGATCCCTGACCACGTTCCCGCTCCATTCCAGCCGGATCCCCGAGCAGATCCCGCAGAAGAGGGTCAATCAACGTGGGGTCATAGGGCTGCCTCTGCACCGCACGCTCGGTGTCAATCCTCACCACCGCAGGGGCCACCTTGCGCGCGGCATCGGCGACGAAACTGTGGCTGGCTTCCGCCGCCTGAACAGCATCCACGTTCAGCAGCAGGACGAAAGCCGAACACATCCATGCCAAGACCCGGAGCCCAACAGAGCGGAACGGAAGCAAATAAGCGATCACGGCATGACTGAGCCTTGCCAAACGCTAGGCAGCCGGAACGCGCTCTGATCCAACAGTTCAGGCCCTAATTTGCTCTCACATCCGGAAAACCCATGACGGAACCCCAGACGCAACGCCAGCGTTGTGCGCTCTGTCAGGTGGAGATCGACTCCAGCGGTGGTATCGATCAAGTGCATTTCAGCCGAGGTGGGGCTGGGACCCGCAGCAAGCTCTGGGCGCGGGTTTGCCAGTACCTGTCCACCGATGAGCAGAAAGGTCTGTGCATCAACCA contains these protein-coding regions:
- the hisD gene encoding histidinol dehydrogenase, encoding MTTTSSQATTPSLLRCLHDVTTAEQALDRLAKRTTGEAQQQAAGTVEQILSQVKDQGDRALIELTERFDRFRPEPLQVAPEQLAQAWEQTGADLRDALELAHRRIQDFHQRQKPQDLEIEGVHGERLGRRWRPVQRAGLYVPGGRAAYPSTVLMNAIPARAAGVERVVMVTPAGPDGQVNPTVLAAAHLAGVHEVYRIGGAQAIAALAFGTETVPNVDVISGPGNLYVTLAKKAVVGQVGIDSLAGPSEVLVIADHTAPVEQVAADLLAQAEHDPLAAAILLTTEQSLADALPAEVERQLQNHPRASICRQSLGDWGLIVVCDSLETCAQLSDRFAPEHLELLVERPQPLADRIINAGAIFIGPWSPEAVGDYLAGPNHTLPTCGTARFSGALCVETFMRHTSMIAFNRAALEATGGAVEQLAQSEGLHSHAHSVRVRLG
- the rpiA gene encoding ribose-5-phosphate isomerase RpiA; protein product: MKHAVAAAAVDQIKDGMVLGLGSGSTAALMIQGLGAKLASGELKDIVGVTTSFQGEVLAAELNIPLLSLNAVDRIDLAIDGADEVDPGFQLIKGGGACHVQEKLVAARAERFVVVVDSTKLVDRLNLGFLLPVEVLPGAWRQVQQQLAAMGGTAELRMAQRKAGPVVTDQGNLVLDVKMNGGIADPAALELAINNIPGVLENGLFVNLADEVLVGEVNGDVAGVRSLERRA
- a CDS encoding trypsin-like peptidase domain-containing protein, encoding MCSAFVLLLNVDAVQAAEASHSFVADAARKVAPAVVRIDTERAVQRQPYDPTLIDPLLRDLLGDPAGMERERGQGSGVVIDGDGLILTNAHVVERVDEVIVTLADGDQRDGRVVGSDPVTDLALVRLQKGVPPAAAPLGDSEALDVGDWAIALGTPYGLERTVTLGIVSSLHRNISSLGFADKRLDLIQTDAAINPGNSGGPLVNASGEVIGINTLVRSGPGAGLGFAIPINLAQRVADQLQVDGQVVHPYLGLQLVPLTARIAREHNQDPNALLQLPERSGALVQTVLPESPAQKAGLRRGDLVIGAGATAVVDPQTLLQEVDRAEIDAPLALEVLRNGKSLHLSVKPAPLPGLG